A window of Pseudomonadota bacterium genomic DNA:
GTGCGCGTGGTGGGGTCGACGAACGAGGATCTACCGCGCCTGGCACGCAAAGGCGGTTTCCGCCACGACCTGCTGGATCGGCTCGCCTTCGATGTGATCACCGTGCCACCGCTGCGGGCACGGCCCGAGGACATCCTGATGCTGGGGGAGCACTTCGGGGTGCGGGCGGCGCAGGAGTTGGGGCGGCCGCTGTTTCCTGGGTTTTCGGAGGGCGCGCGGGAGATTCTGCTGACCCATCCCTGGCCGGGTAACGTGCGAGAGCTCAAAAACGTGGTGGAGCGGTCGCTTTACCGGTGGCCGTCGCTGGAGGATCCGGTAGATGCGATCTCCCTCGACCCCTTCGCTTCGCCCTTTCGACTGCGCGGGCCGGCGGTTCCTGATACGGGCCCTGACGCTGGCGAGGACGCCGCCCAGGCAAGCGCAGAGCACACACCTTCATTGCCCGTCGATCTGCCGGAGGTTGTCGGCAACTTCGAGGTGCGCTATATCCGCGCGGCGATGGACGCGATGAACCACAACCAGCGTGCGGCCGCAGAACTCCTCGGCCTGACCTA
This region includes:
- the pspF gene encoding phage shock protein operon transcriptional activator; protein product: MSSSAPNILGESPSFLSMLEHVSHAAPLDKPLLIIGERGTGKELVSQRLHFLSKRWDEPLVKLNCAALTESLLESELFGHEAGAFTGAVGQHIGRFERAEGGTLLLDELGTIPLRMQEKILRVIEYGEFERVGGSDTLSVDVRVVGSTNEDLPRLARKGGFRHDLLDRLAFDVITVPPLRARPEDILMLGEHFGVRAAQELGRPLFPGFSEGAREILLTHPWPGNVRELKNVVERSLYRWPSLEDPVDAISLDPFASPFRLRGPAVPDTGPDAGEDAAQASAEHTPSLPVDLPEVVGNFEVRYIRAAMDAMNHNQRAAAELLGLTYHQLRGRLRKYDLT